A section of the Streptomyces sp. Je 1-369 genome encodes:
- the glmS gene encoding glutamine--fructose-6-phosphate transaminase (isomerizing) → MCGIVGYIGKRDVAPLLLEGLQRLEYRGYDSAGIAVTSPKAGGLKMVKAKGRVRDLEAKVPARFKGTTGIAHTRWATHGAPSDENAHPHLSEDGKVALVHNGIIDNASELRAKLTADGVEFLSETDTEVLTHLIARSQADKLEEKVREALRHIEGTYGIAVLHADFNDRIVVARNGSPVVLGIGEKEMFVASDVAALVSHTRQVVTLDDGEMATIKADDYRTYTTEGSRTTASPTTVEWEAESYDMGGHDTYMHKEIFEQPDAVDRVLRGRIDDRFSTVHLGGLNLDAHDARKVRRVKILGCGTSYHAGMIGAQMIEELARIPADAEPASEFRYRNAVVDPDTLYIAVSQSGETYDVLAAVQELKRKGARVLGVVNVVGSAIAREADAGVYVHAGPEVCVVSTKCFTNTTVAFGLLALHLGRIRDLSVSDGKRIIEGLRKLPGQISEILKQEDEIKKIAKQYAEARSMLFIGRVRGYPVAREASLKLKEVSYIHAEAYPASELKHGPLALIEPALPTVAIVPDDDLLEKNRAALEEIKARSGKILAVAHQEQEKADQTILVPKNENELDPILMGIPLQLLAYHTALALGRDIDKPRNLAKSVTVE, encoded by the coding sequence ATGTGCGGAATCGTCGGATACATCGGCAAGCGTGACGTCGCCCCGCTTCTCCTCGAAGGCCTGCAGCGCCTGGAGTACCGCGGTTACGACTCCGCTGGCATCGCCGTCACCTCCCCCAAGGCCGGCGGCCTGAAGATGGTCAAGGCCAAGGGCCGCGTCCGCGACCTGGAGGCCAAGGTCCCGGCCCGCTTCAAGGGCACGACCGGCATCGCCCACACCCGCTGGGCCACCCACGGCGCGCCCTCCGACGAGAACGCCCACCCGCACCTCTCCGAGGACGGCAAGGTCGCCCTCGTCCACAACGGCATCATCGACAACGCCTCCGAGCTGCGCGCCAAGCTCACCGCCGACGGCGTCGAGTTCCTCTCCGAGACCGACACCGAGGTCCTCACCCACCTCATCGCCCGCTCCCAGGCCGACAAGCTGGAGGAGAAGGTCCGCGAGGCGCTGCGCCACATCGAGGGCACGTACGGCATCGCCGTGCTGCACGCCGACTTCAACGACCGCATCGTCGTCGCCCGCAACGGCTCGCCCGTGGTCCTCGGTATCGGCGAGAAGGAGATGTTCGTCGCCTCGGACGTCGCCGCGCTCGTCTCCCACACCCGCCAGGTCGTCACCCTCGACGACGGCGAGATGGCCACCATCAAGGCCGACGACTACCGCACCTACACCACCGAGGGCTCGCGCACGACCGCGTCGCCGACCACCGTGGAGTGGGAGGCCGAGTCGTACGACATGGGCGGTCACGACACGTACATGCACAAGGAGATCTTCGAGCAGCCCGACGCGGTCGACCGCGTCCTGCGCGGCCGCATCGACGACCGCTTCTCCACCGTGCACCTCGGCGGCCTGAACCTCGACGCGCACGACGCCCGCAAGGTGCGCCGCGTCAAGATCCTCGGCTGCGGCACCTCGTACCACGCGGGCATGATCGGCGCCCAGATGATCGAGGAGCTGGCCCGCATCCCCGCCGACGCGGAGCCCGCGTCCGAGTTCCGCTACCGCAACGCGGTCGTCGACCCCGACACCCTCTACATCGCGGTCTCCCAGTCCGGCGAGACGTACGACGTGCTCGCCGCCGTCCAGGAGCTCAAGCGCAAGGGCGCCCGCGTCCTCGGCGTCGTGAACGTGGTCGGCTCGGCGATCGCCCGCGAGGCGGACGCGGGCGTGTACGTCCACGCGGGCCCGGAGGTCTGCGTCGTCTCGACCAAGTGCTTCACCAACACCACGGTCGCCTTCGGCCTGCTCGCCCTGCACCTGGGCCGCATCCGTGACCTGTCGGTCTCCGACGGCAAGCGGATCATCGAGGGCCTGCGCAAGCTGCCCGGACAGATCTCGGAGATCCTCAAGCAGGAGGACGAGATCAAGAAGATCGCCAAGCAGTACGCGGAAGCCCGCTCCATGCTCTTCATCGGGCGCGTACGCGGCTACCCCGTCGCCCGCGAGGCCTCGCTGAAGCTCAAGGAGGTCTCGTACATCCACGCCGAGGCCTATCCCGCCTCCGAGCTGAAGCACGGCCCGCTCGCCCTCATCGAGCCCGCCCTGCCGACGGTCGCGATCGTCCCCGACGACGACCTCCTGGAGAAGAACCGCGCCGCCCTGGAGGAGATCAAGGCCCGCAGCGGCAAGATCCTCGCGGTCGCGCACCAGGAGCAGGAGAAGGCCGACCAGACCATCCTCGTCCCGAAGAACGAGAACGAGCTGGACCCGATCCTGATGGGCATCCCGCTCCAGCTGCTCGCCTACCACACGGCGCTGGCGCTCGGCCGGGACATCGACAAGCCGCGCAACCTCGCGAAGTCCGTGACGGTGGAGTAG
- a CDS encoding universal stress protein — translation MAGHEFSEPADRKRQVADPTATPRAAEEPRHSCDPAFLHGVVVGFDGSTSSERALAYAIGMAHRSGSGLIIVHVANRLPTTVWAGCEPPVFVDVPDHRTEVLGLELACAEYLSEVPWILVERGGDICHELEEVGREYSADAIVVGSTHGIVGRIFGSVAGRLARRAQRPVVVIP, via the coding sequence ATGGCCGGTCACGAATTCTCCGAACCAGCGGACCGCAAACGGCAGGTCGCCGATCCCACAGCGACCCCCCGAGCGGCGGAAGAACCGCGTCACTCCTGCGATCCCGCCTTCCTGCACGGTGTCGTCGTCGGCTTCGACGGCTCGACCTCCAGTGAGCGGGCCCTCGCCTATGCGATCGGGATGGCCCACCGCTCCGGGTCCGGCCTGATCATCGTCCACGTCGCCAACCGGCTGCCCACCACGGTGTGGGCGGGCTGCGAGCCTCCGGTCTTCGTCGACGTACCGGATCACCGTACGGAAGTGCTCGGACTCGAACTGGCCTGCGCGGAGTATCTCTCCGAGGTGCCGTGGATCCTCGTCGAGCGCGGCGGCGACATCTGCCACGAGCTGGAGGAGGTCGGCCGTGAGTACAGCGCGGACGCGATCGTCGTCGGCTCCACGCACGGCATCGTGGGGCGCATCTTCGGCTCCGTCGCGGGCCGTCTCGCGCGCCGCGCGCAGCGCCCCGTCGTCGTCATTCCGTAA